A DNA window from Acidimicrobiales bacterium contains the following coding sequences:
- a CDS encoding GGDEF domain-containing protein: MRQNRPRDAQARRFDEACGQLLRQLRVATDVQTVAAVRLVDEGAEVEFVEDFGFRLRPGEVIEEPSRWLLSDIRNSPERLTTLSGRSLAVSCAVVVALPMVEGQQRALVVLDPVPRRDLPMIQELATGHADMLATTLAFEAQMREVERLALTDDLTGLGNRRYWSEMLGREESRCARHGLEAAVAVVDINDLKDINDAHGHHAGDEYLVRAAAVLRSSLRKSDFVARLGGDEFGVLMTHTEGISAQRVTEILGKRLEHAEVDAAVGVAIRSEHSTLDDAWRAADETMYEAKRAGQEP, from the coding sequence ATGCGCCAGAACCGGCCCCGAGATGCCCAGGCTCGACGATTCGACGAGGCTTGTGGCCAACTGCTTCGGCAGTTGCGCGTCGCCACCGACGTGCAGACGGTAGCCGCGGTCAGGCTGGTCGACGAGGGAGCCGAGGTCGAGTTCGTAGAAGACTTCGGCTTTCGGCTGCGGCCCGGCGAGGTCATAGAAGAGCCGTCTCGCTGGCTCTTGTCCGACATTCGCAACAGCCCAGAGCGTCTGACAACCCTGTCTGGAAGGTCGCTCGCGGTTTCGTGTGCGGTTGTGGTCGCGTTGCCAATGGTCGAGGGTCAACAGAGGGCTTTGGTGGTTCTGGACCCGGTGCCGCGTCGCGATCTGCCCATGATCCAGGAACTGGCGACGGGCCACGCGGACATGCTGGCCACGACTCTGGCATTCGAAGCCCAGATGCGCGAGGTCGAGCGCCTGGCGCTGACCGATGACCTGACGGGCCTGGGCAACCGGCGCTACTGGTCCGAGATGTTGGGCCGTGAAGAGTCGCGGTGTGCCAGGCACGGTCTGGAGGCCGCGGTCGCCGTTGTCGACATCAACGACCTGAAGGACATCAACGACGCTCACGGCCATCACGCCGGCGACGAGTATCTGGTGCGCGCTGCGGCCGTGCTGCGTTCGTCGCTTCGCAAGTCGGACTTCGTCGCGCGGCTGGGCGGTGATGAGTTCGGCGTGCTGATGACCCACACCGAGGGCATTTCGGCCCAGAGGGTCACCGAGATTCTCGGCAAGCGCTTGGAACACGCCGAAGTTGATGCGGCAGTGGGTGTCGCGATCAGATCCGAGCACTCGACCCTGGACGATGCCTGGCGAGCGGCCGACGAGACCATGTACGAGGCCAAGCGAGCAGGTCAGGAGCCCTGA
- a CDS encoding LysE family translocator, with the protein MPTPQTLFLFSGAALLLLLLPGPAVLYVVARGATQGRKAALVSVAGIHVGTLVHITAAAVGLSALIVASAKAFAAIELAGGAYLIWLGIKSLRKRPGSEHVTVATPWNMRRVFTDAVVVNVLNPKTAIFFLAFVPQFVDVEAGHTTVQLLMLGATFIVLGVITDGAYALAAGWISGRISTSPRAERRKDVLAGTSYLFLGVLAAVGGARTATS; encoded by the coding sequence GTGCCGACGCCACAAACCCTGTTTCTGTTCTCGGGTGCAGCCCTGCTGTTGTTGCTGCTGCCCGGTCCTGCAGTGCTGTACGTCGTCGCCCGCGGCGCCACCCAGGGCCGCAAGGCGGCGTTGGTGTCGGTCGCAGGCATACACGTCGGCACCCTGGTGCATATCACTGCGGCCGCCGTGGGGTTGTCGGCGCTGATCGTGGCTTCGGCCAAGGCCTTCGCAGCCATCGAACTCGCCGGCGGCGCCTATCTGATCTGGCTCGGCATCAAGTCGCTTCGCAAGCGCCCTGGCTCAGAACACGTCACCGTCGCAACACCGTGGAACATGCGCAGGGTGTTCACCGACGCCGTCGTGGTCAACGTGCTGAACCCCAAGACGGCCATCTTCTTCCTGGCTTTCGTTCCCCAGTTCGTCGATGTCGAAGCCGGCCACACAACGGTGCAGCTGCTGATGCTCGGTGCGACCTTCATCGTGCTCGGCGTCATCACCGACGGGGCCTACGCGCTGGCGGCGGGTTGGATCAGCGGGCGTATCTCGACGTCTCCTCGCGCCGAACGGCGCAAGGACGTCCTGGCCGGCACGTCGTACCTGTTCCTCGGAGTTCTGGCGGCTGTAGGCGGCGCACGCACCGCCACTTCGTGA
- the xseB gene encoding exodeoxyribonuclease VII small subunit — MTDIDAADGPDDQAVSYAQAVAELEAIISALEGDQLDIDGLSDKVARAATLIDVCRNRIERARVEVDKVVSDLAARTDQ, encoded by the coding sequence ATGACCGACATCGACGCCGCCGACGGCCCCGACGACCAGGCGGTCAGCTACGCACAAGCGGTCGCCGAGCTCGAGGCGATCATCTCAGCGCTGGAGGGCGATCAGCTCGATATCGATGGGCTGTCGGACAAGGTGGCCCGTGCCGCGACCCTCATCGATGTGTGCAGGAATCGCATCGAGCGGGCACGGGTGGAGGTCGACAAGGTGGTGTCGGACCTGGCGGCCCGCACCGACCAGTGA
- a CDS encoding ABC transporter ATP-binding protein: MRMGPHHAMGHDPAGVQGHRFNRSLASRSWVFARPYRAKIIGFVIVIVAAALLQLVPPILFGRIIDEGVGNRDRGLVTTLSIIVVVAAIADAALSLVERWLSARVGEGLIHDLRVALFDHVQRMPISFFTHTQTGSLVSRLNNDVVGAQRAVTGTLGQVVSNVVTVTSTVITMALIEWRLTLLSLVLLPLFIAPAKRVGRVQQRLTRAQMDENAAMNTIMTERFGVSGAQLVKLFGDPDAEVQGFSTRAAKVRDLGVTSAMYGRTFILALGLVSSIATALVYGIGGQLVISGSLEPGTLVTFALLVGRIYRPLTALTSARVDIMTAFVSFERVFEVLDMPRLIDDRPGAIDLVSPKGAVSFSAVGFAYESAGSAPNSLMQAARPGAAGAQVLHDIDLDVAPGSMVALVGPSGAGKTTLASLVPRLYDVTEGSVSIDGVDVRDLTQASLRSAVGVVTQDPHLFHESVAQNLRYARPGATDAEIESACRAAQIHQVIAALPDGYDTVVGERGYRLSGGEKQRLAIARTLLKDPAIVILDEATSHLDAENEQLIQTALETALAGRTSLIIAHRLSTVRTADQIVVVDGGRIVERGSHEELMQRGGLYQDLYRTLERSEPKPV; encoded by the coding sequence ATGCGAATGGGACCACACCACGCGATGGGTCACGACCCGGCCGGCGTCCAGGGACACCGCTTCAATCGGTCGCTGGCCAGTCGATCATGGGTGTTTGCTCGCCCGTACCGGGCCAAGATCATCGGCTTCGTAATCGTGATAGTCGCGGCAGCCCTGCTTCAGCTGGTGCCGCCCATCCTGTTCGGCCGAATCATCGACGAGGGCGTTGGCAACCGTGATCGGGGCCTGGTGACGACCCTTTCGATCATCGTGGTCGTGGCAGCGATCGCCGACGCGGCGCTGAGCCTGGTCGAGCGGTGGCTGTCGGCACGGGTGGGCGAGGGCCTGATCCACGACCTGCGGGTCGCCCTGTTCGATCACGTCCAGCGAATGCCGATCAGCTTCTTTACCCACACCCAGACCGGCTCGCTGGTATCGCGGCTAAACAACGACGTCGTAGGCGCTCAGCGGGCTGTCACAGGCACCCTGGGACAGGTCGTGTCGAACGTGGTCACGGTGACTTCGACGGTCATAACGATGGCGCTCATCGAGTGGCGCCTGACCCTGTTGTCGTTGGTGCTGCTGCCGCTGTTCATCGCCCCCGCCAAGCGGGTGGGCCGCGTTCAACAGCGCTTGACCCGGGCACAGATGGACGAGAACGCGGCCATGAACACGATCATGACCGAACGGTTCGGCGTGTCCGGCGCCCAGCTCGTGAAGCTGTTCGGCGACCCCGATGCCGAGGTTCAGGGGTTCTCCACCCGTGCGGCCAAGGTTCGCGACCTGGGCGTCACATCGGCCATGTACGGCCGTACTTTCATTCTGGCGCTGGGGCTTGTCAGCTCGATTGCGACGGCGCTGGTTTACGGGATTGGCGGGCAGCTGGTGATTTCGGGTTCGCTCGAGCCGGGCACCCTGGTCACCTTCGCCCTCTTGGTCGGTCGCATCTATCGCCCACTGACCGCCCTCACCAGCGCTCGGGTCGACATCATGACGGCGTTTGTTTCGTTCGAGCGGGTGTTCGAGGTGCTCGATATGCCCCGGCTCATCGATGATCGCCCCGGAGCCATCGACCTGGTGAGCCCAAAGGGCGCAGTTTCGTTCTCGGCGGTTGGTTTCGCCTACGAGTCGGCCGGATCGGCCCCCAACTCGCTGATGCAGGCGGCGAGACCCGGCGCCGCTGGTGCCCAGGTGCTTCACGACATCGACCTCGATGTCGCCCCGGGCTCGATGGTGGCCCTGGTGGGGCCGTCGGGCGCAGGCAAGACCACCCTGGCATCGCTGGTGCCGCGCCTGTACGACGTCACCGAGGGTTCGGTGTCGATCGATGGCGTCGACGTTCGCGATCTGACCCAGGCCAGCCTTCGCTCGGCTGTGGGTGTGGTGACCCAAGACCCACATCTGTTCCACGAATCGGTTGCCCAGAACCTGCGCTATGCGAGGCCAGGTGCCACCGACGCCGAGATCGAATCGGCGTGCAGGGCGGCCCAGATCCATCAGGTGATAGCCGCCCTGCCCGATGGCTACGACACCGTCGTCGGCGAGCGGGGCTACCGCTTGTCGGGTGGCGAGAAGCAGCGACTGGCCATCGCCAGGACACTTCTGAAGGACCCGGCCATCGTGATCCTCGACGAGGCCACCAGCCATCTCGACGCCGAGAACGAGCAGCTGATTCAGACGGCCTTGGAAACCGCCCTGGCCGGACGCACCTCGCTGATCATCGCCCACCGCCTGTCGACCGTCAGGACCGCAGACCAGATCGTGGTGGTCGACGGTGGGCGCATCGTCGAACGTGGCTCGCACGAAGAACTGATGCAGCGAGGCGGGCTCTATCAGGACCTCTACCGCACGCTCGAGCGCTCCGAGCCGAAACCGGTGTGA
- a CDS encoding GNAT family N-acetyltransferase has product MRFEDLTRDDVEEVRELILAGLADHWGEVDPALNPDLDDMLASYSNGRTVVARSDDGRIIATGTVIPRDDTAAEIVRMSVATHARRTGLGRALVEELVATSNGWGVARVILETTSAWTDVVAFYLSCGFHITHTADSPFGEDTWFERPIA; this is encoded by the coding sequence ATGCGCTTCGAAGACCTCACCCGAGACGACGTCGAAGAGGTTCGGGAGCTCATCTTGGCCGGCCTGGCCGACCATTGGGGCGAGGTCGACCCAGCACTGAATCCAGACCTCGACGACATGCTGGCGTCGTACTCGAACGGGCGCACTGTCGTCGCTAGGTCAGACGACGGGCGCATCATTGCGACGGGTACTGTGATCCCCCGCGACGACACGGCGGCCGAGATCGTGCGAATGTCGGTGGCCACCCACGCCCGGCGCACCGGACTGGGTCGAGCGCTCGTCGAAGAACTGGTCGCGACATCCAACGGCTGGGGCGTCGCAAGGGTGATCCTGGAGACGACTTCAGCGTGGACCGACGTGGTGGCGTTCTACCTGTCCTGCGGGTTCCACATCACCCACACCGCCGACAGCCCATTCGGCGAAGACACCTGGTTCGAACGCCCCATCGCCTGA
- the xseA gene encoding exodeoxyribonuclease VII large subunit — MTVRTWTVDQVCSGVGAALEACFPDELWIRGEIQGLRRSPAGHMYFDLIEPGARGTGTDAKLGIVAFRGPLRGIEAVLKRVGDLRLVDGLEVRVRGRLDYYPPQGRVQFLMNAIDPRHTLGQLAADRDAVLRELAAEGLLEANKARPFPLVPLRIGLVTSQDSAAHHDFVHELEASGFRFSVLLAHTRVQGADAHVAIAQAVEYVAQMDVDVVAVVRGGGAKGDLIAFDHGDVARSIAGCPVPVLVGVGHEIDRSIADEVAHSSLKTPTACAGALVGHVRAFLDRIDNAGVRLRQALDERLGREQERLEADTRRLGRVAGSTVLRAGTDLDSQIRRLERSSARVLDAVAIATARTAGTVKVLAQGRLDRATVDVQRSAGQLAAASRRQLESASTNLNHAASLVRAVHPDRTLALGYAIVRDQQGRVIKSIDQAETGSAVTVELFDGHLTAQTVSTAPRNKHTAQPEDQ, encoded by the coding sequence GTGACGGTCAGAACTTGGACGGTCGATCAGGTCTGCTCTGGGGTGGGCGCAGCCCTCGAGGCCTGCTTCCCAGACGAGTTATGGATTCGCGGTGAGATCCAGGGCCTGCGCCGATCGCCCGCGGGCCACATGTACTTCGACCTGATCGAGCCGGGCGCCAGGGGCACGGGAACCGACGCAAAGCTCGGCATCGTCGCCTTCCGCGGACCTCTGCGCGGCATCGAGGCCGTGCTGAAACGTGTAGGCGACCTGCGCCTTGTCGATGGTCTCGAGGTTCGTGTTCGGGGCCGCCTCGACTATTACCCGCCACAGGGTCGGGTGCAGTTCCTGATGAACGCCATCGACCCCAGGCACACGTTGGGTCAGCTCGCCGCCGACCGCGATGCGGTGCTGCGAGAGCTCGCTGCCGAAGGGCTGCTCGAGGCCAACAAGGCCAGGCCCTTCCCGCTGGTGCCGCTGCGAATCGGGCTGGTGACCAGCCAAGACAGCGCAGCTCACCACGACTTCGTGCACGAGCTCGAGGCCAGCGGATTTCGCTTCTCGGTGCTGCTGGCCCACACCAGGGTGCAGGGAGCCGACGCCCACGTCGCCATCGCGCAAGCGGTCGAGTACGTGGCCCAGATGGACGTCGACGTTGTTGCGGTGGTGCGTGGTGGCGGAGCCAAGGGAGACCTCATCGCGTTCGACCACGGCGACGTGGCCAGATCCATCGCCGGCTGCCCGGTGCCCGTGCTGGTGGGGGTAGGTCACGAGATCGATCGTTCGATCGCCGACGAGGTCGCTCACAGTTCGCTGAAGACCCCCACCGCGTGTGCCGGCGCTCTTGTCGGCCACGTACGGGCCTTCCTCGACCGAATCGACAACGCGGGTGTGCGCCTGCGCCAAGCGCTCGACGAACGCCTGGGCCGCGAACAAGAGCGACTCGAAGCCGACACCAGGCGGCTTGGACGTGTCGCGGGTTCCACGGTGCTCAGAGCCGGAACCGACCTCGACTCGCAGATTCGTCGGCTCGAGCGCAGCAGCGCCCGCGTGCTCGATGCGGTTGCCATTGCAACAGCTCGCACCGCCGGAACGGTCAAGGTGTTGGCTCAGGGCCGTCTCGACAGAGCCACCGTCGACGTCCAACGCAGCGCCGGCCAGCTCGCAGCCGCATCTCGGCGCCAGCTCGAATCCGCGTCGACCAATCTGAATCACGCCGCCAGCCTGGTGCGCGCGGTGCACCCAGATCGAACCCTGGCTCTGGGGTACGCAATCGTGCGCGATCAGCAGGGCCGGGTAATCAAGTCGATAGATCAGGCCGAGACAGGTTCGGCTGTGACCGTCGAGCTGTTCGATGGCCACCTGACCGCCCAGACGGTCAGCACCGCGCCCAGGAACAAGCACACCGCACAACCGGAGGACCAATGA